One genomic segment of Syntrophorhabdaceae bacterium includes these proteins:
- the queA gene encoding tRNA preQ1(34) S-adenosylmethionine ribosyltransferase-isomerase QueA, with translation MRVEEFDYDLPREMIAQHPSGEREASRLLACDRAKGTMEHRRFSDIAGYLREGDVLVINDSKVFPARLRARKKTGGHLDILLVRSIGDGTWECLARGISKTTDALPVAVGGHDALLARSNGSWTISFASREEGDEVIGSVGRMPLPPYIKRNGEDGASDFDRYQTVYARKTGSIAAPTAGFHFSAELLERIAMRGVEIVKITLHIGIGTFSLIRPGLLEDHRMHAERYDLDETSKVRIRAARQAGRRVVACGTSSVRTLETVFGNDGNGVLAGETGLFIYPGYRFHCVDALITNFHLPRSTPLVLVAAFMGAEALKKAYAEAIDGGYRFYSYGDAMFIS, from the coding sequence ATGAGAGTCGAAGAATTTGATTATGATCTGCCCAGGGAAATGATCGCCCAGCATCCGTCGGGAGAGCGGGAGGCGTCCCGTCTTCTCGCCTGCGACAGGGCAAAGGGGACGATGGAACACCGCCGGTTCTCCGATATTGCCGGGTATCTGCGGGAAGGCGACGTCCTTGTCATCAATGACAGCAAGGTGTTCCCGGCCCGGTTGAGGGCGCGGAAAAAGACGGGCGGTCACCTTGATATCCTCCTCGTCAGGTCCATCGGCGACGGCACCTGGGAATGTCTTGCCCGGGGGATAAGCAAGACCACGGACGCGCTTCCTGTCGCCGTGGGGGGCCACGATGCCCTGCTGGCACGCAGTAATGGCTCCTGGACCATATCCTTTGCATCCCGCGAGGAAGGCGACGAGGTCATAGGGAGCGTCGGCAGGATGCCTCTGCCGCCCTATATCAAGCGCAACGGCGAAGATGGCGCTTCCGATTTTGACCGTTATCAGACTGTTTACGCCCGGAAGACCGGTTCCATAGCGGCACCGACGGCGGGTTTTCACTTCTCCGCGGAACTGCTCGAGCGCATCGCAATGCGCGGCGTGGAGATCGTGAAGATCACCCTTCATATAGGCATCGGGACCTTTTCACTGATCCGTCCGGGGCTGCTGGAAGATCACCGCATGCACGCAGAGCGTTACGATCTCGACGAGACGTCGAAGGTGCGCATAAGGGCCGCCCGGCAGGCAGGACGCCGCGTGGTCGCCTGCGGCACGAGTTCCGTGAGGACCCTCGAGACGGTGTTCGGAAATGACGGCAATGGAGTGCTGGCAGGCGAAACGGGGCTTTTCATCTACCCCGGCTACCGTTTTCACTGTGTCGATGCGCTCATCACCAATTTTCACCTTCCCCGGTCGACGCCTCTCGTGCTGGTCGCCGCCTTCATGGGCGCCGAGGCTCTCAAGAAGGCCTATGCCGAGGCGATAGACGGGGGATACCGGTTTTACAGCTACGGGGACGCGATGTTCATATCATGA
- the dnaB gene encoding replicative DNA helicase: MARVLKNLKDVKDPARMRVPPQNIEVEQSLLGGLLIDPESMNKVVDVVGAPDFYRDAHGKIFGLMLHLYEKNDAIDLITVSSLAKDRGMLEAIGGVTYLNTLVDVMPSAANVAYYAKIIKEKSLVRAIINVATEIIEKGFNAETDIDTYIDDAEKLIFQVAENKLKPTYLPVKDFVMDNIKTIERLYEKKQTVTGVPTGFIDLDKLTSGLQPSDLIIVAGRPSMGKTSFSMNIAQYVSMLNENPVPVGIFSMEMSKEQLVTRLLSSESDIEHSKLRTGTFSRDEWPKLVRAAGKLSEAHMFIDDSPALSVLELRARARRLKKEHDVGLLVVDYLQLMRGRSGGDRREQEISEISRSLKALAKEINIPIIAISQLNRAPETREKENKRPRLADLRESGAIEQDADVILFIYRDEVYNKDRDDNKGVAEVIIGKQRNGPTDTVKLSFIDKYATFRNGYYQDDEG; the protein is encoded by the coding sequence ATGGCCCGGGTCTTAAAAAACCTCAAGGACGTGAAGGACCCTGCAAGAATGAGGGTTCCTCCTCAGAACATCGAGGTCGAGCAGTCGTTGCTCGGCGGCCTTCTCATCGATCCGGAATCCATGAACAAGGTGGTCGACGTCGTCGGCGCGCCCGATTTCTATCGCGACGCCCACGGGAAGATCTTTGGTCTCATGCTCCATCTTTACGAGAAGAACGACGCCATCGATCTTATCACGGTGAGCAGCCTTGCAAAGGACAGGGGTATGCTGGAAGCCATAGGCGGTGTCACATACCTGAACACCCTTGTGGACGTCATGCCTTCCGCGGCCAATGTCGCCTATTACGCGAAGATCATAAAGGAAAAGTCCCTCGTCAGGGCGATCATCAACGTAGCCACAGAGATCATCGAGAAAGGTTTCAATGCCGAGACCGACATCGATACATATATCGACGACGCCGAGAAGCTCATATTCCAGGTCGCGGAGAACAAGCTCAAGCCCACCTATTTGCCTGTCAAAGATTTCGTGATGGACAATATAAAGACCATCGAGCGGCTCTATGAGAAGAAGCAGACCGTCACGGGGGTCCCAACGGGTTTTATCGACCTCGACAAGCTGACAAGCGGCCTGCAGCCATCGGACCTCATCATTGTCGCGGGAAGGCCAAGCATGGGAAAGACCTCCTTTTCCATGAACATCGCCCAGTATGTCTCCATGCTGAACGAGAACCCGGTGCCCGTGGGCATCTTTTCCATGGAAATGTCGAAGGAGCAGCTCGTCACGAGACTTCTGAGCTCGGAATCCGACATAGAGCATTCAAAACTCCGTACAGGGACATTTTCGCGCGATGAATGGCCGAAGCTTGTCAGGGCCGCCGGAAAGCTCAGTGAAGCCCATATGTTCATTGATGACTCGCCGGCCCTTTCCGTTCTGGAACTGAGAGCACGGGCCAGGCGCCTCAAGAAGGAGCACGACGTGGGCCTTCTCGTGGTTGATTATCTTCAGCTTATGCGGGGACGCTCGGGCGGGGACCGCCGAGAGCAGGAGATATCTGAGATATCCCGGTCCCTCAAGGCGCTGGCGAAAGAGATCAATATCCCCATTATCGCCATTTCGCAGCTCAACAGGGCACCGGAGACACGCGAGAAAGAGAACAAGCGGCCCCGTCTTGCCGACTTAAGGGAATCGGGGGCCATCGAGCAGGATGCCGATGTCATCCTCTTCATCTACCGCGATGAAGTCTATAATAAGGATAGGGACGACAATAAGGGGGTTGCCGAGGTGATCATTGGAAAACAGCGGAACGGTCCCACTGATACCGTAAAGCTGAGCTTCATCGACAAGTATGCCACGTTCAGGAACGGCTACTACCAGGATGATGAGGGTTAA
- the yajC gene encoding preprotein translocase subunit YajC, whose translation MIGVAYAMGSNPAGGAGQGGSSYMSLIFIAAVFGIFYFILIRPQQKRAKQHKEFLENLKKGDKVVTSGGLYGTITGISDDSVTIEIAEKVRVKIDKGTVVQYQKT comes from the coding sequence ATGATAGGTGTAGCGTATGCAATGGGTAGTAATCCTGCCGGCGGGGCCGGACAGGGGGGCAGTTCGTATATGTCGCTCATCTTTATCGCGGCCGTTTTCGGTATTTTCTACTTTATTCTCATCCGTCCTCAGCAGAAAAGGGCAAAACAGCACAAGGAATTTCTGGAGAACCTGAAGAAGGGAGATAAAGTTGTCACATCAGGTGGTTTATATGGTACAATAACAGGTATTTCTGACGACAGTGTGACCATTGAGATCGCCGAGAAAGTGCGTGTTAAGATCGACAAGGGGACTGTGGTTCAGTATCAGAAGACATAA
- the tgt gene encoding tRNA guanosine(34) transglycosylase Tgt translates to MKTIEIDHIDGAARSGRLITGHGTIETPVFMPVGTQGVVKAMTHRQLKELGVTMILSNAYHLYLRPGDELIRRMGGLHDFSGWDGAILTDSGGYQIFSLGVLREIKDDGVLFQSHIDGSRHFLTPEKIVKVQENIGADIAMCLDECVSYPSTLEYTRESVELTTRWAKRCLAARSGGPQKLFGIIQGGFYPELRLRSAEDILSLDFDGFAIGGLSVGEPKSLMWDMVDTVAGLMPAGKPRYMMGIGLPEDLLEGVRRGIDMFDCIIPTRFARNGGLFTWDGRINIKNARFTEDEGPIQDGCSCYTCRTFSRAYLRHLLVSHELTSFYLNTIHNVYFYMELMKKIRTAVSTGTFDRFYNDFKRRYEGGESDDRCSVCNG, encoded by the coding sequence ATGAAGACGATAGAGATAGACCATATAGACGGGGCGGCACGCTCGGGAAGGCTCATTACAGGTCACGGGACCATAGAGACCCCTGTTTTCATGCCCGTGGGAACCCAGGGTGTCGTCAAGGCCATGACCCACAGACAGCTCAAGGAACTGGGCGTCACGATGATCCTTTCCAACGCCTATCACCTCTACCTGCGTCCCGGGGACGAACTCATCAGAAGGATGGGCGGCCTCCATGATTTTTCGGGATGGGATGGCGCCATACTTACCGACAGCGGGGGGTACCAGATATTCAGCCTCGGTGTCTTAAGGGAGATCAAGGATGACGGTGTCCTCTTCCAGTCACATATCGACGGGTCGCGCCATTTCCTGACACCTGAAAAGATCGTTAAGGTCCAGGAGAATATCGGCGCCGATATCGCCATGTGCCTCGACGAGTGCGTTTCCTACCCGTCCACCCTCGAATATACCCGTGAATCCGTTGAATTGACGACGCGCTGGGCAAAGAGGTGTCTCGCCGCACGTTCGGGCGGTCCCCAGAAGCTTTTCGGGATCATCCAGGGCGGCTTTTATCCTGAACTCAGGCTGCGTTCCGCCGAGGACATCCTTTCCCTCGATTTTGACGGTTTCGCCATCGGGGGCCTGAGCGTCGGCGAACCGAAGAGCCTCATGTGGGACATGGTGGACACCGTAGCCGGTCTCATGCCTGCCGGCAAGCCGCGCTACATGATGGGCATAGGCCTGCCGGAAGACCTCCTGGAAGGCGTGAGAAGGGGCATCGACATGTTCGACTGCATCATCCCCACGCGTTTCGCCCGCAACGGCGGCCTCTTCACCTGGGACGGGAGGATAAACATCAAGAACGCCCGCTTCACCGAAGACGAAGGCCCTATCCAGGACGGCTGTTCGTGTTATACCTGCAGGACCTTTTCAAGGGCCTATCTCAGGCACCTTCTGGTTTCCCATGAACTTACGAGCTTTTACCTGAATACCATACACAACGTGTATTTTTACATGGAGCTTATGAAAAAGATCCGCACTGCTGTCAGTACCGGTACATTTGACCGTTTCTATAATGATTTCAAAAGACGTTACGAAGGAGGTGAATCTGATGATAGGTGTAGCGTATGCAATGGGTAG
- the rpsF gene encoding 30S ribosomal protein S6: MGRYENIVVLSPDLAKEEEDELMKRIHGNLEKVGAAIVRLDDWAVRRLAYPIKKKDKGHYFFFLLDMNEGSVATMAKFYRTLDPVLRHMFVVVDDKNEGPKKPPDSVIFDELEGES; the protein is encoded by the coding sequence GTGGGAAGATATGAGAATATCGTTGTGCTCAGCCCTGACCTCGCGAAAGAAGAGGAAGACGAGCTCATGAAGAGGATCCACGGGAACCTCGAGAAGGTAGGCGCGGCGATTGTCAGACTTGATGACTGGGCGGTGAGAAGGCTTGCCTACCCTATAAAGAAGAAAGACAAGGGCCATTACTTCTTTTTCCTGCTGGATATGAATGAAGGCAGCGTCGCGACGATGGCCAAGTTCTACAGGACGCTGGATCCCGTGCTCAGGCACATGTTCGTTGTTGTCGACGACAAGAACGAAGGACCGAAGAAACCGCCCGATTCCGTTATTTTTGACGAGCTTGAAGGCGAGTCTTGA
- a CDS encoding flavin reductase family protein — protein sequence MKRSLGARTVLLPAPVLVIGTYDKEGHPNVATVAWGGTCCSNPPCVDIALRKATYSYQSILDRRAFTVHVTPERYLVEADYFGIVSGRNVDKFAATGLTAARSEIVDAPYIKEFPFFLECSLREVVELGLHTQFIGEIMDVKMDEDMLDDRALPDVARIRPVVMVPEIRNYYGFGEKLGNVFAMGKKLRDK from the coding sequence ATGAAAAGATCCCTCGGTGCGCGGACCGTGCTTTTGCCGGCGCCGGTTCTCGTTATCGGCACATATGATAAGGAAGGCCACCCCAATGTCGCGACGGTGGCATGGGGGGGTACCTGCTGTTCCAATCCGCCCTGCGTGGATATTGCATTGAGGAAGGCGACCTACAGCTATCAGAGCATCCTTGACCGCCGGGCTTTCACCGTTCATGTGACTCCCGAAAGATATCTCGTCGAGGCCGATTATTTCGGTATAGTTTCAGGCAGGAACGTGGACAAGTTTGCCGCCACGGGTCTCACGGCGGCAAGAAGCGAGATAGTCGACGCCCCCTACATAAAGGAATTCCCCTTTTTTCTGGAATGCAGTCTCCGCGAGGTGGTCGAGCTGGGGCTCCATACGCAGTTCATAGGCGAGATCATGGACGTGAAAATGGATGAAGACATGCTGGACGACAGGGCCTTGCCGGACGTCGCCAGGATAAGGCCCGTCGTAATGGTGCCCGAGATACGCAATTATTACGGGTTTGGCGAAAAGCTGGGGAATGTTTTTGCCATGGGGAAAAAGCTTCGCGATAAATGA
- the rpsR gene encoding 30S ribosomal protein S18 → MRTTRSDSPKKRVYVRRRVCKFCQDSNIAIDYKDPRLLKSFITERGKIMPRRMTGTCANHQRKLKEAIKMARHIAFLPFTTLLR, encoded by the coding sequence ATGAGGACAACACGGTCGGATTCACCGAAGAAAAGGGTCTATGTGAGAAGAAGGGTATGCAAGTTCTGCCAGGATTCCAACATAGCCATTGACTATAAGGATCCCAGACTTCTCAAGTCATTCATCACGGAGCGCGGAAAGATTATGCCCCGGAGAATGACGGGGACCTGTGCCAACCATCAGCGCAAACTGAAGGAAGCCATCAAGATGGCCCGGCACATCGCCTTTTTGCCCTTTACGACATTACTGAGATAG
- the rplI gene encoding 50S ribosomal protein L9: MKLILIEDVQGTGKKGETVTVKDGYGRNFLVPRGLAVPASEGNVARFESIVRSVSNKKAREMQTAGELKAKLEEMSLTIKKKAGDDGRLFGSVTHKDIVEAIKSLTGVEIDRKLVRLEEAIKMTGSHVVVIHLQQDVNAEVKIEVEKEEA, translated from the coding sequence ATGAAACTCATACTTATTGAAGATGTCCAGGGTACGGGGAAGAAAGGCGAGACCGTTACCGTCAAGGACGGTTACGGGCGGAACTTTCTCGTTCCCCGGGGACTGGCTGTACCTGCGTCGGAAGGCAACGTAGCGCGCTTCGAGAGCATTGTCCGCAGTGTCTCGAACAAGAAGGCGCGGGAGATGCAGACCGCCGGAGAACTGAAGGCAAAACTCGAGGAAATGAGTCTTACGATAAAGAAGAAGGCCGGTGACGACGGAAGGCTTTTCGGTTCCGTTACCCACAAGGACATAGTCGAGGCGATCAAGAGCCTCACGGGCGTTGAGATCGACAGGAAACTGGTCCGCCTTGAAGAGGCTATCAAAATGACCGGTTCGCATGTAGTTGTGATCCACCTTCAGCAGGATGTAAACGCCGAAGTGAAGATCGAGGTGGAAAAAGAAGAGGCTTAG
- a CDS encoding cytidylate kinase-like family protein has translation MGIITISRTHGSGGTTLARELAKHLGYSYIDRTFINNECTESDRHVRSFGINDETAPGLHGAAQKFMTDAHFYKVSFMAGILDHSLQDNAVLAGMGAGIILAGIGNTINLRVVRLMEERVRAIAQVKGIPYDDAFDLVEKMDEGKGEFVARYFGADAGDPCIYHAVVNSSHISLEEAVVILATYASRIFTPTHTKETETVLKNRLLEKRAEILLFHLGMGHCFGRVAFQADADGSLSVTGVVRNEAEKDRLLQALNNNAEIREINDALETGVFEPVV, from the coding sequence ATGGGGATCATAACGATATCAAGAACTCACGGCTCCGGCGGGACAACGTTAGCGCGGGAACTCGCAAAACATCTCGGCTATTCTTATATCGACAGGACCTTCATAAACAACGAATGTACTGAAAGCGACAGGCACGTCCGCTCTTTCGGCATCAACGACGAGACGGCGCCGGGGCTTCACGGCGCAGCGCAGAAGTTCATGACGGACGCACATTTCTACAAGGTTTCCTTCATGGCCGGCATCCTGGACCACTCCCTGCAGGACAACGCCGTGCTGGCGGGCATGGGCGCGGGCATCATTCTTGCGGGCATCGGGAACACGATAAATCTTCGTGTCGTTCGCCTCATGGAGGAGCGGGTCAGGGCCATCGCCCAGGTGAAGGGCATCCCCTATGACGATGCCTTCGATCTTGTCGAAAAGATGGACGAAGGCAAGGGAGAGTTCGTCGCCCGTTACTTTGGCGCCGACGCCGGGGATCCCTGCATCTACCATGCGGTGGTCAACTCGAGCCATATCTCCCTGGAAGAGGCCGTCGTGATACTGGCGACCTATGCGTCAAGGATCTTCACTCCCACCCACACGAAAGAGACGGAGACGGTCCTCAAGAACCGCCTTCTCGAAAAACGCGCCGAGATCCTGCTCTTCCATCTGGGCATGGGGCACTGCTTCGGCAGGGTGGCATTCCAGGCGGACGCCGACGGTTCACTTTCTGTTACAGGGGTTGTCCGGAATGAAGCCGAGAAAGACCGTCTCTTGCAGGCACTGAACAACAACGCGGAGATCAGGGAAATAAACGACGCTCTGGAAACAGGTGTTTTCGAACCCGTCGTCTGA